A part of Persephonella sp. genomic DNA contains:
- a CDS encoding TOBE domain-containing protein, with the protein MDTELMNRLKGRIINIESSESISLVEVKTEIGNICAVVVETPKTSDYLKVNNSIYVLFKETEVSIGKELSGMISLRNRFECIVEEIQKGKVLTRLVLRCRDKTIKSVITTRSAENMNIKKGDFVIALVKTNEVSLMEIPDGN; encoded by the coding sequence ATGGATACAGAACTTATGAACAGGCTGAAAGGTAGGATAATAAACATTGAAAGCTCAGAAAGTATATCCCTCGTTGAGGTAAAGACAGAAATAGGGAATATATGTGCCGTGGTTGTTGAAACCCCAAAGACTTCAGATTATCTAAAGGTAAACAACAGCATATATGTTTTGTTTAAAGAAACGGAAGTTTCTATAGGGAAAGAACTTTCAGGAATGATCAGCCTTAGAAACAGGTTTGAGTGTATTGTGGAAGAAATCCAGAAGGGAAAAGTGTTGACAAGACTTGTTTTAAGATGCAGGGATAAAACTATAAAATCTGTGATAACAACAAGATCAGCTGAAAATATGAATATTAAAAAAGGAGATTTTGTAATAGCTCTTGTTAAAACAAACGAAGTGAGCCTTATGGAGATACCAGATGGAAACTGA
- the modB gene encoding molybdate ABC transporter permease subunit, with the protein METDFIQTLLLTLKLATLTTFILFSIGLPLSYLLAFYNFRLKSVVETVVSLPLVLPPTVLGFYLIVFFSPDSFVGKFLEDTVGIRLVFTFEGILLGSIIYSLPFMVHPLQSGFSSVNRSIIEASYTLGKGKIQTLWKVILPNMKQSVLTGIVLTFAHTIGEFGVVLMVGGSIPGETKVASIAIYEEVEALNYDKANLYAFILFIITFAILIVVYALNKRFTKAENL; encoded by the coding sequence ATGGAAACTGATTTTATTCAGACACTTCTTCTTACTCTAAAACTTGCTACGCTGACAACTTTTATCCTTTTTTCTATAGGTCTTCCTCTATCTTATCTACTTGCTTTTTATAATTTCAGGTTAAAATCTGTTGTTGAGACTGTTGTAAGCCTTCCTCTTGTTCTTCCACCAACGGTTTTAGGTTTTTATCTTATTGTTTTTTTCAGTCCTGACAGTTTTGTTGGAAAATTTCTGGAAGATACTGTTGGTATCCGTCTTGTTTTTACATTTGAGGGTATTTTGTTAGGATCTATAATATACAGCCTTCCTTTTATGGTTCACCCGCTTCAGTCAGGTTTTAGCTCAGTAAATAGATCAATAATAGAAGCATCTTATACACTGGGAAAGGGCAAAATTCAGACATTGTGGAAGGTAATACTTCCTAATATGAAGCAGTCTGTTTTGACCGGAATTGTTCTTACCTTTGCTCACACAATCGGTGAGTTTGGAGTTGTTCTTATGGTTGGTGGATCAATACCGGGAGAAACAAAGGTCGCTTCCATAGCCATTTATGAGGAGGTTGAGGCTCTCAACTATGACAAGGCTAATCTTTATGCCTTTATACTATTTATTATAACTTTTGCTATCTTGATTGTTGTTTATGCACTTAACAAAAGGTTTACAAAGGCTGAAAATTTATGA
- a CDS encoding ATP-binding cassette domain-containing protein, translating to MRIKLKKRLKGYKGDFTLDVDISVKKGCFITIFGRSGAGKTTLLKMLAGLLKPDEGFIEVGEEIWYDSNKGINLPPQKRKVGVVFQDYALFPNMTVEENILYGMEKKDKELLEKLLILTQLTKLRNRKPQSLSGGQKQRVALARAVARKPDILLLDEPLSALDIDMRRKLQEELFKIHRTFSLTTFLISHDFSEVFRLSDRVFVMENGKIIKEGKPDQIFVQERLSGKVKFSGEILQIKKEDVVYIVSVLVGNNIIKVVADPEEIQDLSVGDKVVVASKAFNPFILKSE from the coding sequence ATGAGGATAAAACTGAAAAAAAGGCTAAAAGGTTATAAAGGTGATTTTACACTTGATGTTGATATATCCGTAAAAAAAGGGTGCTTTATCACAATATTTGGAAGATCAGGGGCAGGTAAAACAACACTACTGAAAATGCTTGCCGGTCTATTAAAGCCTGATGAGGGTTTTATTGAGGTAGGAGAAGAGATCTGGTACGACAGCAACAAGGGTATAAATCTTCCTCCACAAAAAAGAAAAGTAGGGGTTGTTTTTCAGGATTACGCCTTATTCCCAAATATGACTGTTGAAGAAAACATACTATACGGTATGGAAAAAAAAGATAAGGAACTACTTGAAAAATTACTGATACTTACACAGCTAACCAAGTTGAGAAACAGAAAACCTCAAAGCCTTTCTGGTGGACAGAAGCAGAGGGTAGCTTTAGCAAGAGCCGTAGCAAGAAAACCGGACATACTTCTTCTTGATGAGCCCCTTTCAGCTCTTGATATAGACATGAGGAGAAAGCTTCAGGAGGAACTTTTTAAGATACACAGAACATTTTCTCTAACAACATTTCTTATTAGCCATGATTTTTCTGAGGTTTTCAGACTATCAGACAGGGTTTTTGTTATGGAAAACGGGAAAATTATAAAGGAGGGAAAACCTGATCAGATATTTGTTCAGGAAAGGCTAAGCGGAAAGGTAAAGTTTTCAGGGGAGATACTCCAGATTAAAAAAGAAGATGTTGTTTATATAGTGTCTGTGCTTGTTGGAAACAACATAATAAAAGTTGTTGCAGATCCGGAAGAAATACAGGATCTTTCTGTGGGAGATAAGGTTGTTGTGGCATCAAAGGCTTTTAATCCGTTTATTTTAAAAAGTGAGTAA
- the modA gene encoding molybdate ABC transporter substrate-binding protein, whose translation MRYILLTLLLFVFSYGQPLRIAASANIQYPLREIIKEFKKAYGIDVLVVISSSGKLTAQIERGAPYDIFLSANMKYPDYLYKKGLTIRKPVVYAEGVLVLWSMKEIPLNKIGINILKEKYIKKISVPNPKNAPYGFEAVRVLKNVGLYEQVKNKLVYGESVMQSTQYIYKSLVDAGFTSKSVVLSPKLKNKGVWIEVDKRLYNPIKQGVVVIRDNPYAEKFLKFLLSKDAQKILRRYGYRTYEQAER comes from the coding sequence ATGAGATACATACTTCTTACGCTTCTGCTTTTTGTTTTTTCCTACGGACAGCCTCTTAGAATAGCCGCATCGGCAAATATTCAATATCCCCTTAGAGAGATAATTAAAGAGTTTAAGAAGGCTTACGGTATAGATGTTCTGGTTGTGATCTCATCTTCAGGTAAGCTCACTGCACAGATTGAAAGGGGAGCACCTTACGATATTTTTTTGTCTGCAAACATGAAATACCCTGATTACCTTTACAAGAAGGGGCTTACTATCAGAAAACCTGTTGTTTATGCTGAAGGGGTTCTTGTTCTGTGGAGTATGAAAGAGATACCTCTAAATAAAATAGGCATAAATATCTTGAAAGAAAAATACATAAAAAAGATATCCGTTCCAAATCCTAAGAATGCCCCTTACGGATTTGAAGCTGTAAGGGTTTTAAAAAATGTAGGCTTGTATGAGCAGGTTAAGAATAAACTTGTTTACGGTGAAAGCGTTATGCAGTCAACCCAGTATATATACAAAAGTCTTGTTGACGCAGGTTTTACATCTAAGTCTGTTGTTCTTTCCCCAAAATTGAAAAATAAAGGTGTATGGATTGAAGTTGATAAAAGGCTTTACAATCCTATAAAACAGGGAGTTGTTGTAATCAGGGATAATCCTTATGCAGAAAAATTTTTAAAATTTTTACTTTCCAAAGATGCACAAAAAATACTGAGAAGATATGGATACAGAACTTATGAACAGGCTGAAAGGTAG